One Punica granatum isolate Tunisia-2019 chromosome 3, ASM765513v2, whole genome shotgun sequence genomic window carries:
- the LOC116201934 gene encoding uncharacterized RNA-binding protein C17H9.04c, giving the protein MNLERQGEGTAMAEGREGDWECSSCNNRNYAFRSFCNRCKQPRLLVDAKTPADSKWLPRAGDWICTGCTNNNYASREKCKKCGQPKEVAALPAIAMAGASLPTYSHYFARVQEVLGRKMEVGAMGSGDLQEVPLNSSAREFDNYGAQSPRLLGGNLNAGLPFPNPFNQLPPGLKGWRNGDWICRCGFHNYSSRTQCKKCNAFMSTMPSALGMKRLASENLIDEWDNKRLNARMTTIDQQSYRGFEQVSGGSFVPRNGDYASLPVADSVVASNMQVQTSCQAAASLPGKGATQWRDGDWMCTNCNNHNYKSRKECNRCKTQKPDLPQPVADP; this is encoded by the exons ATGAATCTCGAGAGACAGGGCGAGGGGACAGCAATGGCGGAAGGAAGAGAAGGAGATTGGGAGTGCAGCAGCTGCAACAATCGGAACTACGCGTTCAGATCGTTCTGCAACAGATGCAAGCAGCCACGCCTCCTCGTCGACGCCAAAACGCCCGCCGATTCCAAATGGCTTCCCCGCGCCGGTGACTGGATCTGCACCG GTTGCACTAACAACAATTATGCATCAAGGGAAAAGTGCAAAAAGTGTGGGCAACCAAAGGAGGTGGCGGCATTGCCAGCAATTGCCATGGCTGGAGCTTCACTCCCAACTTATTCACATTATTTTGCCAGGGTCCAAGAAGTATTGGGACGAAAGATGGAAGTTGGAGCAATGGGCAGTGGTGATCTTCAGGAGGTTCCCTTAAATTCCTCTGCTAGGGAATTTGATAACTACGGAGCTCAGTCACCCAGGCTCTTAGGTGGAAACCTTAATGCAGGACTTCCATTTCCGAACCCTTTCAATCAGCTTCCTCCTGGTCTAAAAGGATGGCGTAATGGTGATTGGATATGCCGCTGTGGTTTTCATAATTACTCTTCTCGTACGCAG TGTAAAAAGTGCAATGCTTTTATGAGCACCATGCCATCAG caCTTGGAATGAAGCGGCTAGCTTCTGAAAATCTCATCGATGAGTGGGATAACAAGAGACTGAATGCCAGAATG ACAACCATAGACCAGCAATCCTACAGGGGCTTTGAGCAAGTATCTGGAGGTAGCTTTGTTCCAAGAAATGGAGATTATGCCTCTCTTCCGGTTGCCGATTCCGTTGTGGCTTCAAATATGCAAGTCCAGACTTCATGTCAAGCAGCTGCATCTCTCCCCGGAAAAGG AGCAACACAATGGCGGGATGGTGATTGGATGTGCACAAATTGTAACAACCATAACTACAAATCCAGAAAAGAGTGCAATAG ATGTAAGACTCAGAAACCAGATCTTCCGCAACCCGTTGCTGATCCATGA
- the LOC116201936 gene encoding 60S ribosomal protein L8-1: MGRVIRAQRKGAGSVFKSHTHHRKGPARFRSLDFGERNGYLKGVVTEIIHDPGRGAPLARVSFRHPFRYKKQKELFVAAEGMYTGQFVYCGKKATLVVGNVLPLRSIPEGAVVCNVEHHVGDRGVIARASGDYAIVISHNPDNDTTRIKLPSGSKKIVPSGCRAMIGQVAGGGRTEKPLLKAGNAYHKFRVKRNCWPKVRGVAMNPVEHPHGGGNHQHIGHASTVRRDAPPGQKVGLIAARRTGRLRGQAAASAAKADKA, translated from the exons ATGGGTCGCGTTATCCGAGCGCAACGTAAGGGTGCGGGGTCGGTGTTCAAGTCCCACACCCACCACCGGAAGGGCCCCGCCCGTTTCCGCAGCCTCGACTTCGGCGAGCGTAATGGCTACCTCAAGGGCGTCGTCACCGAGATCATCCACGACCCCGGCCGCGGCGCCCCACTTGCCCGCGTCTCCTTCCGCCATCCCTTCCGCTACAAGAAGCAAAAGGAGCTCTTTGTTGCCGCTGAGGGCATGTACACCGGCCAGTTCGTCTACTGCGGGAAGAAGGCCACCCTCGTCGTCGGCAATGTCCTCCCCCTCCGGTCCATTCCCGAGGGTGCCGTCGTATGCAATGTTGAGCACCACGTCGGGGACCGTGGGGTCATCGCTCGCGCCTCCGGAGATTACGCGATTGTCATCAGCCACAACCCTGACAATGACACCACTAG GATCAAGCTTCCATCTGGGTCCAAGAAGATTGTGCCGAGCGGGTGCAGGGCAATGATTGGGCAAGTCGCAGGAGGGGGTAGGACTGAGAAGCCGCTCCTGAAGGCAGGCAATGCCTACCACAAATTCCGGGTGAAGAGGAATTGCTGGCCGAAGGTCCGTGGTGTGGCCATGAACCCCGTCGAGCATCCTCATGGTGGTGGTAACCACCAACACATTGGCCATGCCAGTACTGTCAGGCGTGACGCGCCGCCCGGGCAGAAGGTCGGTCTCATTGCTGCCCGCAGGACTGGTCGGCTCCGTGGACAGGCTGCCGCCAGTGCTGCTAAAGCCGACAAGGCTTGA
- the LOC116201987 gene encoding AAA-ATPase At3g50940-like → MGAVLSVAASVTILRGTIRELIPEELRGYLSTLIRQYSSDHTMVVRETHEETTNHLFDCITTYLGGGPLALLSATGPAPRRLTAGKNENLRNLTYGLDRDSDIVDSFHGVPLRWKYCSDYNSVLQSEISWYELRFHKKHMKLVRNQYLPHILETAKIIKDSSRVLKFHTVRRERWSYNPVKLSHPMTFETLAMDGDEKKDLIRDLEAFMNGREYYRRIGKVWKRGYLLHGPPGTGKSSLIAAMANFLNYDIYNLNLSTVQSDSVLEYLLLHVSNRSILVVEDIDCSIKLQNREAGDEPTSFPRAQLTLAGILNAIDGLLSCCGEERVIVFTTNYKDLLDPALLRAGRMDKHICLSYCRFSTFKQLASNYLGVSEHNLFSDIEKLLEQVNVTPAEVAGELMKSKDSKASLEGLIKFIEKKISDPASPKEEGRFDANLSQVIDKTQSELEGFKKEMTDLQKKSTATENKLVELKAVSEKLAKALRSLK, encoded by the exons ATGGGGGCGGTTCTGTCGGTGGCGGCTTCCGTGACGATCCTTAGGGGGACGATCAGAGAGCTCATCCCGGAGGAGCTCCGGGGCTACCTGTCGACCCTCATCCGCCAGTACTCGTCCGACCACACCATGGTGGTGAGAGAGACCCACGAGGAGACCACCAACCACCTCTTCGACTGCATCACCACGTACCTCGGCGGTGGCCCCCTTGCCCTCCTCTCTGCCACCGGCCCTGCCCCTAGGAGGCTCACCGCCGGCAAGAACGAGAACCTCAGGAACCTCACCTACGGCCTCGACCGCGACTCCGATATTGTCGACTCCTTCCACGGCGTGCCCCTGAGATGGAAGTACTGTTCCGACTACAACTCGGTGTTGCAGTCCGAGATTAGCTG GTACGAGCTCCGATTCCACAAGAAACACATGAAGTTGGTTAGGAACCAGTACCTGCCGCACATACTCGAAACGGCAAAGATCATCAAGGACAGCAGCAG GGTGTTGAAGTTCCACACTGTCAGGCGGGAGCGGTGGTCCTATAACCCAGTTAAGCTGAGCCATCCTATGACCTTCGAAACCCTGGCCATGGACGGAGACGAGAAGAAAGACCTCATCCGGGATCTCGAGGCCTTCATGAACGGACGGGAGTACTACAGGCGGATCGGTAAGGTGTGGAAACGAGGATACCTGCTTCACGGCCCTCCAGGGACGGGGAAGTCGAGCCTGATTGCTGCCATGGCCAACTTCCTTAACTATGACATATACAACTTGAATCTCTCCACCGTGCAATCCGACTCGGTTCTCGAGTATTTATTGCTTCATGTGTCCAATCGATCCATTCTTGTTGTGGAAGATATTGACTGCTCCATTAAGCTCCAAAACCGGGAAGCCGGGGATGAGCCTACTTCCTTCCCCCGAGCCCAG TTGACACTTGCCGGAATTCTCAATGCCATTGATGGTCTGTTATCGTGCTGTGGTGAGGAACGGGTTATTGTCTTCACAACGAACTACAAGGACCTGCTCGACCCTGCACTCCTTCGAGCGGGCCGTATGGACAAGCATATATGCTTGTCCTACTGCAGATTTTCCACCTTCAAACAACTAGCTTCGAACTACCTGGGAGTCTCCGAGCACAATCTCTTCAGTGATATCGAGAAGCTGCTTGAACAGGTCAACGTAACTCCAGCAGAAGTTGCTGGTGAACTGATGAAGTCTAAGGATTCGAAGGCATCGCTAGAAGGCTTGATAAAGTTTATTGAGAAGAAG ATAAGTGATCCCGCCAGCCCGAAGGAGGAAGGGAGATTCGACGCCAATCTTTCTCAAGTGATCGATAAGACGCAGTCAGAGCTCGAAGGCTTCAAAAAAGAGATGACTGACCTGCAGAAGAAGTCCACGGCCACAGAGAACAAATTGGTGGAGCTGAAGGCCGTGTCGGAGAAGCTTGCCAAAGCACTCCGGTCTTTGAAGTAG
- the LOC116201134 gene encoding peptidyl-prolyl cis-trans isomerase Pin1, whose protein sequence is MSSGNQVRASHILIKHQGSRRKASWKDPEGRVIMSTTRDSAVSQLKAFREDVVSGKAKFEDLAARHSDCSSAKRGGDLGPFGRGQMQKPFEEATFALKVGEISDIVDTDSGVHIIMRTG, encoded by the exons ATGTCGTCGGGCAACCAAGTCCGCGCGTCACACATTCTGATAAAGCACCAGGGTTCCCGCCGGAAGGCCTCGTGGAAGGATCCGGAGGGCCGCGTCATCATGAGCACCACCCGCGACAGCGCCGTCTCCCAGCTCAAGGCCTTCCGCGAGGACGTCGTCTCCGGCAAGGCCAAGTTCGAGGACCTTGCCGCCCGCCACTCCGACTGCAGCTCCGCCAAGCGCGGGGGCGATCTCG GTCCTTTTGGTCGGGGACAGATGCAGAAGCCCTTTGAGGAGGCTACGTTCGCTCTCAAGGTTGGTGAGATAAGTGATATTGTGGACACGGACAGCGGAGTTCACATCATCATGAGGACCGGCTGA
- the LOC116198990 gene encoding putative disease resistance RPP13-like protein 2, which yields MERDISQKKMERDKESEPINIVADAVVVIMIEKLRKLKSAKELCPLLKSQLDDVIPKLKRIYDFLKDESKKDSHPEWTDRLLRALYQAEDHIDIFFRPIGKWEQVTITLVPDVLATLRKGLLWRRMRLFVRQVDGALADQHLYLKGAAPDSRPTIPNERAHQYYDRWRRVNADQENTAENTSIFRGALDRVINDRLLTDAHKGLYCSAVVGEEGSGKTYLAWRIYNRPEIKKHFPCRAWVHVSDDRALKDIRYLVLKQISDQLKKNSEYMDNQVLKNREHMEDKEVTQALQKELYDKRYLIVLDDYDDTHSWYQFIRFLPDSKKSRVLVTTRSWQMASVVDYDYPPIELNNLELGDTVQLFKEKARSLEINLQDEDIKEKIFPASGGLPLKIVLLGGLLMNLSRGTKNWHDVIKRVQSLTDILTLSYNYLPPEEKPCFLYLTLFPKAMPIPVRRIVRLWLGEELLMGECDDRLHVNPEVWGEKYLEDLILSNMVEVVSWNPDGTPRTCRVVTPLYDTFRRQAVDLGLLHIHDQKPKDSGPTQAESDRFKRRQSSIHWLAEYSNIKSFGWSDPYNVKRMRSFTSFYARKGILTSDIDKFLRAVTLHNSHRLLRVLDLEGVYKPYLPGVIGRLVLLKYLGLRSTVLDSLPNSVGDLPQLETLDIKNTNIVLPVSLWKSKSLRHLYLNGFPVDPSILKRCTSSGFLPDLRTLTGLYVSSIDDDLVNGLMKSLRGLTKLGIISQWSYKLGNNIARWVPMLTNLQSLKLGMIEKDKEKTKTEKEKDKESKTKTEKEKGSPPPSLPSLPELRSLFDLYLLGRLQNVEANQLPSCLKVLTLSKSEFSDDPMHNLGQLQQLRTLRLLSNSYTGEKMSCSKDAFPSLRVLKLWNLTKLKKLILEQGCMPKLKELEIRKCPELRFEGIDSLEHLESLKELILTKMHHEFFTDSEKILKHCQVIEVEPEEHHDKGKDALVSTKQPVVEWQPEEHHDKGKDASVSTKQPMAEEDGQDEEPINARAVPSEDHPSAPFPFV from the exons ATGGAGAGAGAtattagccaaaaaaaaatggagagagATAAGGAGAGCGAGCCGATTAATATAGTGGCTGATGCGGTGGTGGTGATAATGATAGAGAAGCTGCGGAAGCTCAAGTCGGCCAAGGAGTTGTGCCCCTTGCTGAAGAGTCAGCTCGATGATGTGATCCCAAAGCTCAAACGGATCTACGATTTCTTGAAGGACGAGAGCAAGAAGGATAGCCATCCTGAGTGGACGGACCGCCTCCTGCGGGCCCTCTACCAGGCCGAGGACCACATTGACATTTTCTTCCGCCCGATAGGCAAGTGGGAGCAGGTGACTATCACGCTTGTTCCCGACGTGCTCGCGACACTGAGGAAGGGCCTCCTCTGGCGGAGGATGAGGCTCTTCGTCAGGCAAGTGGATGGGGCACTTGCGGACCAACACCTGTACCTGAAAGGGGCCGCCCCTGATTCGAGGCCGACCATCCCCAACGAAAGGGCCCACCAGTACTACGACCGGTGGAGGAGAGTCAATGCCGACCAAGAAAACACAGCTGAGAACACTAGCATATTCCGCGGTGCTCTCGACAGGGTCATCAATGATCGACTCCTTACTGATGCTCACAAGGGTCTCTATTGCAGTGCGGTCGTCGGTGAAGAAGGGTCGGGCAAGACGTACCTCGCCTGGAGGATTTACAACCGACCGGAAATCAAGAAGCACTTCCCATGCCGAGCCTGGGTACACGTCTCGGATGATCGTGCACTCAAAGATATAAGGTACTTGGTCCTGAAGCAGATCTCAGACCAGCTGAAGAAGAACAGCGAGTACATGGACAACCAGGTGTTGAAGAACCGCGAGCACATGGAGGACAAGGAGGTGACGCAAGCTCTCCAGAAGGAACTTTATGACAAGAGGTACCTCATAGTGTTGGATGATTACGACGACACTCACTCCTGGTATCAGTTCATAAGGTTCCTTCCCGACTCCAAAAAAAGCCGCGTCCTAGTCACGACCCGAAGCTGGCAAATGGCAAGTGTAGTTGATTATGATTACCCCCCAATCGAACTAAACAATTTGGAGTTGGGTGACACTGTGCAGCTCTTTAAGGAGAAAGCGCGTAGCTTGGAAATCAACTTGCAGGATGAGGACATCAAGGAGAAGATCTTCCCAGCGAGTGGGGGCTTGCCCCTCAAGATCGTTCTGCTAGGCGGGCTATTGATGAACCTTAGTCGTGGGACTAAGAATTGGCATGACGTGATCAAGAGAGTACAGAGTCTCACCGACATACTCACTTTGAGTTACAATTACTTGCCGCCGGAAGAAAAGCCGTGTTTTCTTTACTTGACCCTCTTCCCTAAAGCTATGCCAATTCCGGTACGAAGGATAGTACGGTTATGGCTCGGCGAGGAGTTGCTGATGGGTGAGTGCGATGACAGGCTTCACGTGAATCCCGAAGTCTGGGGGGAGAAGTATCTGGAGGACCTGATACTGAGCAACATGGTCGAAGTGGTGAGTTGGAACCCCGACGGGACCCCAAGGACGTGCCGAGTGGTGACACCTCTCTATGATACGTTCCGTCGCCAAGCGGTAGACCTTGGCCTCCTCCACATCCACGACCAAAAGCCAAAAGATTCTGGGCCAACTCAGGCGGAATCGGACAGGTTCAAAAGGCGGCAGTCCAGCATCCATTGGCTCGCGGAATACTCCAACATCAAGAGCTTCGGCTGGTCGGACCCTTACAACGTCAAGCGAATGCGTTCCTTCACTTCCTTTTACGCCCGGAAGGGAATCCTCACCAGCGACATAGATAAGTTCCTCCGAGCCGTGACTTTGCACAACAGTCACCGGCTCCTAAGGGTACTCGACCTGGAAGGTGTTTACAAGCCGTACTTGCCCGGCGTTATTGGGAGGTTAGTCCTCTTGAAGTACCTTGGGTTGAGGTCGACGGTCCTGGATTCACTACCCAACTCCGTTGGCGATCTCCCACAACTGGAGACCTTGGACATTAAGAACACCAATATAGTCCTTCCGGTTTCCCTTTGGAAGTCTAAGAGCCTCCGGCACCTCTACTTGAATGGGTTTCCCGTTGATCCATCGATCCTCAAACGTTGCACGAGCTCAGGGTTCTTACCAGACCTTCGAACCTTGACTGGGCTATATGTGAGCAGCATTGATGACGACTTAGTGAATGGTCTGATGAAGTCCTTGAGAGGCCTTACCAAGCTCGGGATCATCTCCCAGTGGAGCTACAAGCTAGGGAACAATATAGCCCGGTGGGTTCCCATGCTGACCAATCTTCAGTCTCTGAAGCTGGGCATGATTGAAAAGGATAAGGAGAAGAccaaaacagaaaaagaaaaggataagGAGTCGAAGAccaaaacagaaaaagaaaaggggtcGCCCCCGCCTAGCCTTCCCTCCTTGCCCGAGCTTCGCAGTCTGTTCGACCTGTACCTGCTCGGGAGACTCCAAAATGTGGAAGCAAATCAGCTGCCTTCATGCCTCAAGGTCCTCACGCTGTCCAAGTCCGAGTTTTCAGATGACCCGATGCACAACCTTGGGCAGTTACAGCAACTGAGAACCTTGAGGCTCTTATCCAATTCATACACAGGTGAGAAAATGAGTTGCTCAAAGGATGCATTCCCGAGCCTCCGGGTTTTGAAGCTCTGGAACCTCACCAAACTGAAGAAGTTGATTCTGGAGCAAGGCTGCATGCCTAAACTTAAAGAGCTCGAAATTCGAAAATGTCCGGAGCTTCGATTCGAAGGGATCGATAGTCTGGAGCATCTTGAGTCACTGAAGGAACTTATTCTCACAAAAATGCACCATGAGTTTTTCACGGATTCTGAGAAAATACTGAAGCATTGCCAAGTCATCGAAGTTGAG CCAGAAGAACATCATGACAAGGGTAAGGATGCTTTGGTCTCAACCAAGCAACCAGTGGTCGAG TGGCAGCCAGAAGAACATCATGACAAGGGTAAGGATGCTTCGGTCTCAACCAAGCAACcaatggccgaggaggatgGCCAAGACGAGGAGCCTATAAATGCCCGTGCAGTCCCTAGTGAAGACCATCCCTCTGCTCCCTTTCCGTTTGTTTAA
- the LOC116199012 gene encoding putative disease resistance RPP13-like protein 3 translates to MERDRESQPIYIVADAVVVIMIEKLRKLKSAEEEMCPVLKSQVDKVIPKLKRVYEFLKYEGKKESHIEWTDRLLRVLYEAEDNIDIFFRRMVHLEQATIVPVLDVLEPLLWKGILLRKMRLFLSNVTRVLEDQHLDSKGAGTDSRYSIPNEGRHQYYDRWRRVNADQEDAAEKIGIFRDHRDKIINNGGEWLHCCAVVGEKGSGKTYLAWRIYNLPEIKKHFPCRAWVHVSDDRALKDIRYAVLKQISKQVLRNSEHMDDEEVEQALQKELYDQNYLIVLDDYDHTDSWHAFMWSLPFYNKGRVLVTTRSLPMADKADSKIKLDNLGEEDTVKLFKEKVRSSKINLQDKDIKKKIFPASGGLPLKIVLLGGLLMNLSRETKNWHDVIEREQSLTDILTLSYNYLRPGEKPCFLYLTLFPKATPIPVRRIIRLWLGEELLMGQRDDGLPMNPEDRGEKYLEDLILSNMVEVVTWKPDGTPRTCQVVTPIYDMFRPQAVSLGLLHIHDQKPKDSGPTQAESDRFKRRQSSVRWLTEYSNIKSFGWSDPYYIKRMRSFNSFYTRKGILTRDLGKLLRAVTSHNSHRLLRVLDLEGVYKPYLPGTIERLVLLKYLGLRSTVLDSLPNSVGDLPQLETLDIKNTNIVLPVSLWKSKSLRHLYLNGFPVDPSILNRCTSSGFLPDLRTLTGLYVSSIDDDLVNGLMKSLRHLTKLGIISQWSYKLGNNIARWVPMLTNLQSLKLGMIEKDKESKTKTDKEKDKESNTKTEKEKNKESPPPSLPSMPELRNLFDLYLRGRFQNVEANQLPSCLKFLTLSKSEFSEDPMHNLGQLQQLRTLRLLAKSYVGTEMRCSKDAFPSLRVLKLWQLTELTKLTVEPGSMHKLKELEIRKCPNLPFEGIDSLKHLESLEELILTNMPNEFFRDSEKKLEHCHVIEVQGPPEEHDEGKDASEQMAEEDSEDEEPSSLSSRADLRGDNTFALFNL, encoded by the coding sequence ATGGAGAGGGATAGGGAGAGCCAGCCGATTTATATAGTGGCTGATGCCGTGGTGGTGATAATGATAGAGAAGCTGAGGAAGCTCAAGTCGGCCGAGGAGGAGATGTGCCCCGTGCTGAAGAGTCAGGTCGACAAAGTGATCCCAAAGCTCAAACGGGTCTATGAGTTCTTGAAGTACGAGGGCAAGAAGGAAAGCCATATTGAGTGGACGGATCGCCTCCTGCGGGTCCTCTACGAGGCCGAGGACAACATCGACATTTTCTTCCGCCGGATGGTCCATTTGGAGCAGGCGACTATCGTACCCGTTCTCGACGTGCTCGAGCCACTGTTGTGGAAGGGCATCCTCTTGCGGAAGATGAGGCTCTTCCTCAGCAACGTGACTCGGGTACTTGAGGACCAACACCTGGACTCAAAAGGGGCTGGCACTGATTCGAGGTATTCCATCCCCAACGAAGGGCGCCACCAGTACTACGACCGGTGGAGGAGAGTCAATGCCGACCAAGAAGACGCAGCCGAGAAAATTGGCATATTCCGTGATCATCGCGACAAGATCATCAATAATGGTGGTGAGTGGCTCCATTGCTGTGCGGTCGTCGGTGAAAAAGGGTCCGGGAAGACGTACCTCGCCTGGAGGATTTACAACCTACCGGAAATCAAGAAGCATTTCCCATGCCGAGCCTGGGTACACGTCTCGGATGATCGTGCACTCAAAGATATAAGGTACGCGGTCCTGAAGCAGATCTCAAAACAGGTGTTGAGGAACAGCGAGCACATGGACGACGAGGAGGTGGAGCAAGCTCTCCAGAAGGAACTTTATGACCAGAATTACCTCATAGTGTTGGATGATTACGACCACACTGATTCCTGGCATGCGTTCATGTGGTCCCTTCCCTTCTACAACAAAGGCCGTGTCCTGGTCACGACCCGAAGCTTGCCAATGGCAGATAAAGCTGACAGTAAGATCAAACTAGATAATTTGGGGGAGGAGGACACTGTGAAGCTCTTTAAGGAGAAAGTGCGTAGCTCGAAAATCAACTTGCAGGATAAGGACATCAAGAAGAAGATCTTCCCAGCGAGTGGGGGCTTGCCCCTCAAGATCGTTCTGCTAGGCGGGCTATTGATGAACCTTAGTCGTGAGACTAAGAATTGGCATGACGTGATCGAGAGAGAACAGAGTCTCACCGACATACTCACTTTGAGTTACAATTACTTGCGGCCGGGAGAAAAGCCATGTTTTCTTTACTTGACACTCTTCCCTAAAGCTACGCCAATCCCGGTACGAAGGATAATACGGTTATGGCTTGGCGAGGAGTTGCTGATGGGTCAGCGCGATGACGGGCTCCCCATGAATCCCGAAGACCGGGGGGAGAAGTATCTGGAGGACCTGATACTGAGCAACATGGTCGAAGTGGTGACTTGGAAGCCCGATGGGACCCCAAGGACGTGCCAAGTGGTGACACCTATCTATGATATGTTCCGTCCCCAAGCGGTCTCCCTTGGCCTCCTCCACATCCACGACCAAAAGCCAAAAGATTCCGGGCCAACTCAGGCGGAATCGGACAGGTTCAAAAGGCGGCAGTCCAGCGTCCGTTGGCTCACAGAATACTCCAACATCAAGAGCTTCGGCTGGTCGGACCCTTACTACATCAAGCGAATGCGTTCCTTCAATTCCTTTTACACCCGGAAGGGAATCCTCACCAGAGACCTAGGTAAGTTGCTCCGAGCCGTGACTTCGCACAACAGTCACCGGCTCCTAAGGGTACTCGACCTGGAAGGTGTTTACAAGCCCTACTTGCCCGGCACTATCGAGAGGTTAGTCCTCTTGAAGTACCTCGGGTTGAGGTCGACGGTCCTTGATTCATTACCCAACTCCGTCGGCGATCTCCCACAACTGGAGACCTTGGACATTAAGAACACCAATATAGTCCTTCCGGTTTCCCTTTGGAAGTCTAAGAGCCTCCGGCACCTCTACTTGAATGGGTTTCCCGTTGATCCATCGATCCTCAACCGTTGCACGAGCTCAGGGTTCTTACCAGACCTTCGAACCTTGACTGGGCTATATGTGAGCAGCATTGATGACGACTTAGTGAATGGCCTGATGAAGTCCTTGAGACACCTTACCAAGCTCGGGATCATCTCCCAGTGGAGCTACAAGCTAGGGAACAATATAGCCCGGTGGGTTCCCATGCTGACCAATCTTCAGTCTCTGAAGCTGGGCATGATTGAAAAGGATAAGGAGTCGAAGACCAAAACAGATAAAGAAAAGGATAAGGAGTCGAATACCAAAacagaaaaagagaagaataaGGAGTCGCCCCCGCCTAGCCTTCCCTCCATGCCCGAGCTTCGCAATCTGTTCGACCTGTACCTGCGCGGGAGATTCCAAAATGTGGAAGCAAACCAGCTGCCTTCATGCCTCAAGTTCCTCACGCTGTCCAAGTCCGAGTTTTCAGAGGACCCGATGCACAACCTCGGGCAGTTACAGCAACTGAGAACCTTGAGGCTCTTAGCCAAATCATACGTAGGTACGGAAATGAGGTGCTCAAAGGATGCATTCCCGAGCCTCCGGGTTTTGAAGCTCTGGCAACTCACCGAACTGACGAAGTTGACTGTGGAGCCAGGCAGCATGCATAAACTTAAAGAGCTCGAAATTCGAAAGTGTCCAAACCTTCCATTCGAAGGGATCGATAGTCTGAAGCATCTCGAGTCACTGGAGGAACTTATTCTCACAAATATGCCCAATGAATTTTTCAGGGATTCTGAGAAAAAACTGGAG